A genomic region of Microbacterium schleiferi contains the following coding sequences:
- a CDS encoding class I SAM-dependent methyltransferase, whose protein sequence is MAMNVQAAYADRADEYIALLGSMQSVHPSDEHLVSGWSAQVEGLVLDAGCGPGHWAGHLAAQGVRVLGIDQVAAFLEHARAAHEGVSFLEGSIDELPLADGSVAGVLAWYSLIHHDPDTIHRALDEFARVLEPGGALLIGFFVGADVEPFDHAVVRAWHWSPDALGERLAAAGFEVIETHTRSVPQPQPRPHSTILARRSI, encoded by the coding sequence ATGGCCATGAACGTTCAGGCGGCGTACGCGGACCGCGCCGATGAGTACATCGCGCTCCTCGGCTCGATGCAGAGCGTGCATCCTTCGGACGAGCACCTGGTTTCCGGGTGGTCGGCCCAGGTCGAAGGCCTCGTTCTCGATGCAGGCTGCGGTCCGGGCCACTGGGCGGGCCATCTCGCAGCGCAGGGCGTCCGCGTGCTTGGTATCGACCAGGTCGCAGCGTTCCTCGAACACGCTCGCGCCGCACACGAAGGCGTCTCCTTCCTTGAAGGCAGCATCGACGAGCTGCCTCTCGCAGATGGCAGTGTCGCCGGCGTGCTCGCCTGGTACTCGCTGATCCACCACGATCCCGACACCATTCACCGCGCACTCGATGAGTTCGCGCGCGTTCTCGAGCCTGGCGGAGCGCTCCTTATCGGATTCTTCGTCGGCGCCGACGTTGAGCCGTTCGACCACGCCGTTGTCCGTGCTTGGCATTGGTCACCCGATGCCTTGGGGGAACGCCTTGCCGCGGCGGGCTTCGAGGTCATCGAGACGCATACTCGGTCCGTCCCGCAGCCGCAGCCACGGCCGCACAGCACGATTCTTGCTCGTCGATCAATCTGA
- a CDS encoding DUF4440 domain-containing protein, producing MELDEIRRAEIELLTSAVRRDSALLGELLHPEFVEVGRSGRLWSRDETIAALAHEPDRDTPATSEWAFQSVAPGFTLVTYVISRPEGDSRHSSLWTMRDGELQIRFHQGTFISPSG from the coding sequence ATGGAGCTTGATGAGATCCGGCGTGCGGAAATCGAACTGCTGACATCAGCCGTGCGGCGCGACTCGGCACTCTTGGGTGAACTCTTGCATCCAGAGTTCGTCGAAGTCGGCCGCTCAGGGAGGTTGTGGTCGCGCGACGAGACGATCGCCGCGCTGGCTCATGAACCGGACCGCGACACTCCGGCTACGAGTGAGTGGGCCTTTCAGTCGGTGGCTCCTGGGTTCACCCTCGTCACCTACGTCATTTCGAGGCCAGAGGGCGACAGTCGCCATTCCTCTCTCTGGACCATGCGCGACGGAGAACTCCAGATCCGATTCCACCAAGGAACCTTCATCTCGCCCTCCGGCTAG
- a CDS encoding TetR/AcrR family transcriptional regulator — protein sequence MPTPERTSLDEIVSAAARLLETGGVTAVTMQAVAQDVGVKAPSLYKRVRDRETLLALVGGAAADDLTGLLDAASGRIEDLLLVFRRFAHERPEAFRLLFSATVDAEKLAATSAPVLRATTAAVGPEHALDAARLLTAWATGFVTMELAGAFRLGGDLDDAYDYGIAHLVGSLTSE from the coding sequence ATGCCGACACCGGAGAGAACATCGCTCGACGAGATCGTCAGCGCGGCAGCGCGTCTGCTCGAAACCGGAGGTGTTACCGCGGTCACGATGCAGGCCGTCGCGCAGGACGTGGGCGTCAAAGCGCCCTCGCTCTATAAGCGCGTGCGGGATCGCGAAACACTGCTCGCGCTCGTCGGCGGTGCGGCCGCAGATGACCTCACGGGGCTGCTGGATGCGGCATCCGGGCGCATCGAAGACCTGCTGCTCGTCTTCCGCCGTTTCGCCCACGAGCGTCCCGAGGCCTTTCGGCTGCTGTTCAGCGCGACGGTGGATGCCGAGAAGCTCGCCGCCACGAGCGCGCCCGTCCTGCGCGCGACCACCGCGGCCGTCGGCCCGGAGCACGCACTCGACGCCGCGCGGCTGCTGACGGCGTGGGCTACCGGGTTCGTCACGATGGAGCTCGCCGGCGCCTTCCGCCTCGGCGGTGATCTCGACGACGCCTACGACTATGGCATCGCCCATCTCGTGGGCTCCCTCACCTCCGAGTAG
- a CDS encoding MBL fold metallo-hydrolase has translation MGPTRIGPLLQFAAYGIRKGMRPHWLTEVREIADGDTLDLPGRPHVIGTPGHSPGSIAVFSPEVRAVFVGDALTTRHVLTGRTGPGPAPFTDEPAEALASLDRIAELDVDWVLPGHGPAFHGSPAAAVEAVRAAARG, from the coding sequence GTGGGCCCGACCCGGATCGGCCCCCTGCTGCAGTTCGCCGCCTACGGCATCCGCAAAGGCATGCGGCCGCACTGGCTCACCGAGGTGCGCGAGATCGCCGACGGTGACACGCTCGACCTTCCCGGACGCCCGCACGTCATCGGAACGCCCGGCCACTCGCCGGGCAGCATCGCCGTCTTCTCGCCCGAGGTGCGCGCCGTCTTCGTGGGCGACGCGCTCACGACGCGTCACGTGTTGACCGGACGCACGGGGCCCGGACCGGCGCCGTTCACCGACGAGCCCGCTGAGGCCCTCGCCTCGCTCGACCGCATCGCAGAGCTGGATGTCGACTGGGTGCTGCCCGGACACGGCCCGGCGTTCCACGGCTCACCGGCCGCCGCCGTCGAGGCCGTGCGTGCGGCGGCGCGGGGCTAG
- a CDS encoding nucleoside deaminase translates to MPIATSFTMTLPTWLVDEADELPAVLPTLEERMALVNRLADRNWREGNGGPFAAIVVDDATGELVSAGVNVVLSTEKSSGHAEVMALGLAQQRLGRWDLGADGATLSLVVNWRPCVQCYGATMWSGVRSLVVAGSGPELEELSGFDEGPMVADWAEQFEARGIRVTQNVGRDEALEVYRAYGSSDALVYNARGE, encoded by the coding sequence ATGCCGATCGCGACATCCTTCACCATGACCCTGCCCACCTGGCTCGTCGACGAGGCAGATGAGCTGCCCGCTGTGCTGCCCACGCTCGAGGAGCGAATGGCGCTCGTGAATCGCCTCGCCGACCGCAACTGGCGCGAGGGCAACGGGGGTCCTTTCGCGGCGATCGTCGTGGATGACGCCACCGGCGAGCTCGTGTCGGCGGGCGTGAACGTCGTGCTCTCGACCGAAAAGTCGTCGGGGCACGCCGAGGTGATGGCGCTCGGCCTCGCGCAGCAGCGCCTCGGCCGCTGGGACCTCGGCGCTGATGGCGCGACCCTCTCGCTCGTCGTCAACTGGCGCCCGTGCGTGCAGTGCTACGGCGCGACGATGTGGAGCGGCGTGCGGTCGCTGGTCGTCGCCGGATCCGGCCCCGAGCTCGAGGAGCTCTCGGGGTTCGACGAGGGCCCGATGGTTGCTGACTGGGCCGAGCAGTTCGAGGCCCGCGGCATCCGGGTGACCCAGAATGTCGGCCGCGACGAGGCCCTGGAGGTCTACCGCGCCTACGGTTCCAGCGACGCCCTCGTCTACAACGCCCGGGGCGAGTGA
- a CDS encoding molybdopterin-dependent oxidoreductase, producing MRLTVDGTELEGDPAPGQCLRTFLREHGHTEVKKGCDAGDCGACAVIVDGEPVHSCIVPAQRLDGATVTTAGGLAPGDDLHPVQEQLVEHFGFQCGFCTPGMAVTASTLTADDLPELDRRMKGSLCRCTGYRPIREAITEAVLGPVRETGSAAASTAGGIGTSVIPEAARRIVQGREPYTLDEPVTGTLVLRVVGSPHAHARIVSIDTDAALAIPGVVAVLTHEDAPATRFSTARHEHRTDDPDDTRVLDDTVRFIGQRVAAVVAETTAAADAAARLVHVEYDILPAVFDPEQARTPGAPLLHPDRTPEDRVTDASRNVVAAAHERHGGDVDAALAASAVTVNGTWQTSRVTHAQLETHGAVGWLDEDGRLVIRSSTQVPFLTRDELAHVFDLPREKVRVFAARVGGGFGGKQEIFTEDLVALAVLRTGRPVTYEFSRTEQFTRASLRHPMRVSVALGADADGTLTAMKLDVLSDTGAYGNHAIGVMFHGVAESTTVYRAPVRRVDAEAVYTNNVPSGAFRGYGLGQVMLGVESAMDMLAEKLDLDPFELRRRNVVRADDPLHPDGDPADDDLIVGSYGLDQCLDLAQNALRRGNGVAAPAGWAVGEGMAIAMIATIAPRGHFSRSRVALRPDGTYLVRTGTAEFGNGTTTVLRQIAASVLEAPLERLQLWTADTDAVAHDTGAFASTGITVAGKALAAACQALRTRMLALAAAQTGTDADAGLLTDAGVATPAGIVPFADLVAAADASERDENGLFATGGEDGALRSVAFNVHAVRVAVEPETGVVRILQSVQSADAGTVMNPAQLRGQIEGGAAQAVGSALYEEVLVEDGAVQNAVFRTYRVPQFADVPETELYLADTSDTVGPFGAKSMSESPYNPVAPAIGNAIARALGRRPFHQPFTRQRVWRLAQHPDLSPTPPTE from the coding sequence ATGAGACTCACCGTCGACGGCACCGAGCTCGAGGGCGACCCGGCTCCGGGTCAGTGCCTGCGCACATTCCTTCGCGAGCATGGGCACACCGAGGTCAAGAAGGGCTGCGACGCCGGCGACTGTGGTGCGTGCGCCGTGATCGTGGATGGCGAGCCCGTCCACTCCTGCATCGTGCCGGCCCAGCGCCTCGATGGGGCGACCGTCACGACTGCGGGCGGCCTCGCGCCCGGCGATGACCTGCATCCGGTTCAGGAGCAGCTCGTCGAACACTTCGGGTTCCAGTGCGGCTTCTGCACGCCCGGTATGGCCGTGACGGCATCCACCCTCACCGCCGACGATCTGCCCGAGCTCGACCGCCGCATGAAGGGGAGCCTGTGCCGCTGCACCGGCTACCGCCCGATCCGCGAGGCGATCACGGAAGCCGTCCTCGGACCGGTGCGCGAGACCGGGAGCGCCGCTGCATCCACCGCCGGTGGCATCGGCACGTCGGTGATCCCCGAGGCCGCGCGCCGAATCGTGCAGGGCCGCGAGCCGTACACGCTCGACGAACCCGTCACCGGCACTCTCGTGCTGCGCGTCGTCGGCTCGCCTCACGCCCACGCCCGCATCGTGTCGATCGACACGGATGCCGCCCTCGCCATCCCTGGTGTGGTCGCGGTCCTTACCCACGAGGATGCTCCCGCCACCCGGTTCTCGACCGCGCGCCACGAGCACCGCACCGACGATCCCGACGACACCCGCGTGCTCGATGACACCGTGCGTTTCATCGGTCAGCGGGTCGCGGCGGTCGTCGCCGAGACCACCGCCGCAGCCGACGCTGCTGCCCGGCTCGTGCACGTCGAGTACGACATCCTGCCCGCCGTCTTCGATCCCGAACAAGCCCGCACCCCGGGCGCTCCCCTGCTGCATCCCGACCGCACGCCCGAAGACCGCGTGACGGATGCGTCGCGCAACGTCGTCGCGGCAGCGCACGAGCGCCATGGCGGTGACGTCGATGCGGCGCTGGCGGCGAGCGCCGTGACCGTCAACGGCACGTGGCAGACCTCCCGCGTCACGCACGCGCAGCTTGAGACGCACGGCGCGGTCGGCTGGCTCGACGAGGACGGCAGGCTCGTCATCCGGTCGAGCACGCAGGTGCCGTTCCTCACCCGCGACGAACTCGCGCACGTGTTCGATCTGCCGCGCGAGAAGGTCCGCGTGTTCGCCGCGCGCGTGGGCGGCGGATTCGGTGGCAAGCAAGAGATCTTCACCGAAGACCTCGTCGCCCTCGCCGTGCTGCGCACTGGACGCCCCGTGACCTACGAATTCAGCCGCACCGAGCAGTTCACGCGGGCATCTCTCCGGCATCCGATGCGGGTGTCGGTGGCGCTCGGAGCGGATGCCGACGGCACCCTGACCGCGATGAAGCTCGACGTGCTCAGCGACACGGGCGCCTACGGCAACCACGCGATCGGCGTGATGTTCCACGGGGTCGCCGAATCGACCACGGTCTACCGAGCGCCGGTGCGTCGGGTCGATGCCGAGGCCGTCTACACGAACAATGTGCCCTCGGGCGCGTTCCGCGGGTACGGGCTCGGGCAGGTGATGCTCGGCGTCGAGTCGGCGATGGACATGCTCGCCGAGAAGCTCGACCTCGACCCGTTCGAGCTGCGGCGGCGCAATGTCGTGCGCGCCGACGATCCGCTGCATCCGGATGGCGACCCCGCCGACGACGACCTCATCGTCGGCAGCTACGGCCTCGACCAGTGCCTCGACCTCGCGCAGAACGCGCTGCGCCGCGGCAACGGGGTGGCAGCTCCCGCGGGCTGGGCGGTCGGCGAGGGCATGGCCATCGCGATGATCGCGACCATCGCGCCGCGCGGCCACTTCTCCCGCTCGCGGGTCGCGCTCCGCCCCGACGGCACCTACCTCGTGCGCACCGGCACCGCCGAGTTCGGCAACGGCACCACCACCGTGCTGCGCCAGATCGCGGCATCCGTGCTCGAGGCGCCGCTCGAGCGCTTGCAGTTGTGGACTGCCGACACGGATGCCGTCGCCCACGACACCGGCGCGTTCGCCTCGACCGGCATCACCGTGGCGGGCAAGGCACTCGCGGCCGCGTGCCAGGCGCTGCGGACACGGATGCTGGCACTCGCCGCCGCGCAGACGGGCACCGACGCAGATGCGGGGCTGCTGACGGATGCCGGGGTCGCAACGCCCGCGGGAATCGTTCCGTTCGCCGACCTGGTCGCCGCAGCCGATGCGTCGGAACGCGACGAGAACGGCCTGTTCGCCACGGGCGGCGAGGATGGCGCGCTGCGATCCGTGGCGTTCAACGTGCACGCGGTGCGCGTTGCCGTCGAGCCCGAGACCGGCGTCGTGAGGATTCTGCAGTCGGTGCAGTCGGCGGATGCCGGAACGGTCATGAACCCCGCCCAGCTGCGGGGACAGATCGAGGGTGGCGCGGCGCAGGCTGTGGGCAGCGCACTGTACGAAGAGGTGCTCGTCGAAGACGGCGCCGTGCAGAACGCGGTGTTCCGCACCTACCGGGTGCCGCAGTTCGCCGACGTACCCGAGACCGAGCTGTACCTCGCCGACACCTCCGACACGGTCGGACCGTTCGGGGCGAAGTCGATGAGCGAATCACCCTACAACCCCGTCGCGCCCGCGATCGGCAACGCTATCGCCCGAGCGCTCGGCCGCAGACCCTTCCACCAGCCGTTCACCCGCCAGCGCGTGTGGCGCTTGGCGCAGCATCCCGACCTGTCCCCGACCCCGCCCACGGAGTAA
- a CDS encoding FAD binding domain-containing protein — protein MDVTSVTSYRFAHTRADLALAPGERILAGGTWLMSEPQPEVTGFVDITRMGWPDVEITDAGLRIAATCTIARFVAWSRGELDAPVPDGWSAAAAIPDAAHALLMSFKVWNTATVGGNVCQSFTAAAMVSLLAALDGEAVIWTPDGGERRQPVAEFVTGQARNTLQPGEVLRALEVPTEAMRARVSLHKMALAELGRSGIVVSGRRERDGSTVVAVTASTLVPHVFRYDDLPDPAQLRTDVTSPTDFFTDALGEADWRRAVTAVLAERLVADLAKEADA, from the coding sequence ATGGACGTCACGTCTGTCACCTCCTACCGCTTCGCCCACACCCGAGCAGACCTCGCGCTCGCGCCGGGGGAGAGGATCCTCGCGGGCGGGACGTGGCTCATGAGCGAACCGCAGCCCGAGGTGACCGGTTTCGTCGACATCACCCGGATGGGCTGGCCGGATGTCGAGATCACGGATGCCGGGCTTCGCATCGCCGCGACCTGCACGATCGCGCGCTTCGTCGCGTGGTCTCGAGGAGAGCTCGATGCACCGGTTCCTGACGGCTGGAGCGCGGCGGCGGCGATCCCGGATGCGGCGCACGCCCTGCTCATGTCGTTCAAGGTATGGAACACCGCGACGGTCGGCGGCAACGTCTGTCAGTCGTTTACCGCGGCAGCGATGGTGTCCCTGCTGGCTGCGCTCGACGGAGAAGCAGTGATCTGGACACCGGACGGCGGTGAGCGCCGGCAGCCGGTCGCAGAGTTCGTGACGGGGCAGGCGCGCAACACGCTGCAGCCCGGCGAGGTGCTGCGCGCACTCGAGGTGCCCACCGAGGCGATGCGGGCCCGGGTCAGTCTGCACAAGATGGCGCTGGCCGAGCTCGGCCGCTCTGGCATCGTCGTGAGCGGGCGCCGCGAACGCGACGGTTCGACCGTGGTCGCCGTGACGGCATCCACCCTCGTCCCCCATGTCTTCCGGTACGACGATCTTCCCGACCCCGCGCAGCTGCGCACGGATGTCACGAGCCCGACCGACTTCTTCACCGACGCGCTCGGAGAGGCGGATTGGCGACGCGCGGTCACCGCCGTGCTCGCCGAACGCCTGGTCGCCGACCTCGCGAAGGAGGCCGACGCATGA
- a CDS encoding DUF1304 domain-containing protein yields MLITGMVFAALAGLLHVYIFWLESLAWGSARSRATFGVRNDAEVEITRAFAFNQGFYNLFLAIAAILGIVVAAAGSVAVGVTLMLVGTGSMLAAALVLFVTSPDKRRAATTQGLFPLLAVISLVIALVIG; encoded by the coding sequence ATGCTCATCACCGGAATGGTCTTCGCCGCGCTGGCGGGGCTGCTGCACGTCTACATCTTCTGGCTCGAATCCCTCGCGTGGGGCAGCGCTCGCAGTCGGGCGACCTTCGGGGTGCGTAATGACGCCGAGGTCGAGATCACCCGCGCCTTCGCGTTCAACCAGGGCTTCTACAACCTGTTCCTGGCGATCGCCGCGATCCTCGGCATCGTGGTCGCCGCCGCCGGATCGGTGGCAGTCGGCGTGACCCTCATGCTCGTGGGAACCGGGTCGATGCTGGCCGCCGCCCTCGTCCTGTTCGTCACGTCGCCCGACAAGCGTCGCGCCGCGACCACGCAGGGGCTCTTCCCGCTGCTGGCCGTCATCAGCCTGGTGATCGCCCTGGTGATCGGCTGA
- a CDS encoding zinc-binding dehydrogenase: MRALVQHQFGDPAEVLAVEEVDLPEPGPGQVRLKVVLSPIHNHDLWTVSGNYGFKPEMPARAGTEALGTVDALGEGVDGLTVGQRVVSASTFGVWAEYVVVPARAVVPVPDAVTDEAAAQLVSMPVSAISLLEYLDVNEGDWIVQNAANGAVGRIVAQLAAGRGVRVLGLVRRAAGVEELAAVGIHDVVATDDENWRERAAEITGGASIRAGVDSVGGAASGEVTSLLGENGLLVVFGAMASPTMEIASGDVIFRQLTIRGFWGSKVSAAMDPAHRVELIGEIVQRVAQGNLDLPVSQIFSLEQIADASRANFEPGRVGKVLLRP, from the coding sequence ATGCGCGCACTCGTGCAGCACCAGTTCGGCGACCCGGCAGAGGTCTTGGCAGTCGAGGAGGTCGACCTCCCCGAACCGGGACCCGGACAGGTGCGCCTGAAGGTCGTGCTCAGCCCCATCCACAACCACGACCTGTGGACCGTCAGCGGAAACTACGGCTTCAAGCCCGAGATGCCCGCCCGCGCCGGTACCGAAGCGCTCGGCACCGTCGACGCGCTCGGTGAGGGCGTCGACGGACTGACCGTCGGTCAGCGCGTGGTCAGCGCCAGCACCTTCGGGGTCTGGGCCGAATACGTTGTCGTGCCCGCACGCGCCGTGGTTCCCGTGCCGGATGCCGTCACCGACGAGGCAGCCGCGCAGCTGGTCTCCATGCCGGTCAGCGCCATCAGCCTCCTCGAGTACCTCGACGTGAACGAGGGCGACTGGATCGTGCAGAACGCCGCCAATGGCGCGGTCGGCCGCATCGTCGCGCAGCTGGCCGCGGGCCGGGGCGTCCGCGTGCTGGGCCTCGTGCGTCGCGCCGCAGGCGTGGAGGAGTTGGCTGCTGTCGGCATCCACGATGTCGTCGCGACGGATGACGAGAACTGGCGTGAGCGCGCCGCCGAGATCACCGGCGGCGCATCCATCCGCGCCGGTGTTGACTCGGTCGGCGGTGCCGCCAGTGGTGAGGTCACCTCGCTCCTGGGCGAGAACGGTCTGCTCGTCGTGTTCGGCGCGATGGCGTCGCCGACGATGGAGATCGCCTCGGGCGACGTCATCTTCCGTCAGCTGACCATCCGCGGATTCTGGGGCAGCAAGGTCAGCGCCGCGATGGACCCCGCGCACCGCGTCGAGCTCATCGGCGAGATCGTCCAGCGCGTCGCGCAGGGAAACCTCGACCTGCCGGTGTCGCAGATCTTCTCGCTGGAGCAGATCGCCGACGCCTCGCGCGCCAACTTCGAGCCCGGCCGCGTCGGCAAGGTCCTCCTGCGCCCGTAA
- a CDS encoding nucleoside phosphorylase: MSVVDKSAAGLDARQYHIAIAPGEVSSVALLPGDPFRVPLVAEFLTDVKEVAHNREHRTMTGWYKGRHITATSTGMGCPSTAIAVEELARVGVTSFIRVGSSAGLQPGIAPGDLLVSEGSFRNDGTTDAYLPKGFPAVPDLELTTALARHAERIAGAAGTNSFRGISVSDDAFYAETPEWIAQLNTMGILNVEMEASALYIVARLRGLRAGMVCACSSNLVDGASLYSGTKADLQAGWMRSIEAALETAVELEL; the protein is encoded by the coding sequence ATGTCCGTCGTCGACAAGTCAGCAGCAGGGCTCGACGCCCGCCAGTATCACATCGCGATTGCGCCCGGCGAGGTCTCCAGCGTCGCGTTGCTTCCCGGGGATCCGTTCCGGGTGCCGCTGGTTGCCGAGTTCCTCACCGACGTGAAGGAAGTCGCGCACAACCGCGAGCACCGCACCATGACTGGCTGGTACAAGGGCCGCCACATCACGGCGACCTCGACCGGTATGGGATGCCCCTCCACCGCGATCGCGGTCGAAGAGCTCGCCCGCGTCGGCGTGACCTCGTTCATCCGCGTCGGCAGCTCGGCGGGCCTGCAGCCGGGCATTGCGCCGGGCGACCTGCTCGTGAGTGAAGGCAGCTTCCGCAACGACGGGACGACGGATGCCTATCTTCCGAAGGGTTTCCCCGCGGTCCCCGACCTGGAGCTCACCACCGCGCTGGCCCGTCACGCGGAGCGCATTGCGGGCGCCGCGGGAACCAACTCCTTCCGCGGGATCAGCGTGAGCGATGACGCGTTCTACGCCGAGACCCCGGAGTGGATCGCACAGCTGAACACAATGGGGATCCTGAACGTCGAGATGGAGGCATCCGCGCTCTACATCGTCGCGCGCCTCCGCGGCCTGCGCGCGGGCATGGTGTGCGCGTGCTCGAGCAACCTCGTCGATGGCGCATCGCTCTATTCGGGCACGAAGGCAGACCTGCAGGCGGGCTGGATGCGGTCGATCGAGGCTGCGCTCGAGACCGCCGTCGAGCTCGAACTCTGA
- a CDS encoding nucleotidyltransferase family protein, translated as MTACGIVLAAGAGTRYGQPKVFARDAVGTPWLVSVVAALRDGGCDEVLVVIGAEAVRAQRLVATVDGARPVVATDWDTGLSASVRAGLAAVAATDADLAVIAPVDVPGMPASVVARVLQAAVGPGSLARATYDGRPGHPVAIGREHWAPVSASVHGDSGANRYLSTHAAVAVECADLWDGADLDTR; from the coding sequence ATGACGGCGTGCGGAATCGTGCTGGCCGCTGGTGCGGGAACCCGCTACGGACAGCCGAAGGTGTTCGCCCGCGATGCGGTCGGGACGCCGTGGCTCGTGTCGGTGGTCGCCGCGCTCCGGGACGGCGGGTGCGACGAGGTGCTGGTCGTCATCGGCGCCGAAGCAGTTCGGGCGCAACGCCTGGTTGCCACCGTCGACGGCGCCCGGCCCGTGGTCGCCACAGACTGGGACACCGGGCTGTCAGCATCCGTTCGCGCCGGGCTTGCGGCGGTAGCCGCGACCGATGCCGACCTCGCGGTGATCGCCCCGGTCGACGTTCCCGGGATGCCCGCGTCGGTCGTGGCGCGGGTTCTGCAGGCCGCGGTCGGGCCTGGCTCTCTCGCGCGGGCAACCTACGACGGCCGGCCCGGTCATCCGGTCGCCATCGGGCGCGAGCACTGGGCGCCGGTGTCGGCATCCGTTCACGGGGATTCGGGCGCGAACCGCTACCTGTCGACGCACGCGGCCGTTGCGGTCGAGTGCGCCGACCTCTGGGACGGCGCGGATCTCGACACCCGATAG
- a CDS encoding 2-hydroxyacid dehydrogenase, whose amino-acid sequence MDSDARTLVISVPDDMLEEDLTGLPGVEVVRWDMGDTAPRTAFDIVVQPYLRSPRVLARLEGIEVRLVQSQSIGYEAAARFLPPGIVYANAASVHEGSTAELAVALTLASQRDIPRFVAAQSEGRWAGPREGDAPIPSLADRRVLIIGFGGVGKAIATRLRGFEAHVEAVATHARTEDDTIVHALEDLPALLPNTDIVILALPGGDETAKLVDDAFLSALPDAALLVNVGRGSLVDTDALLRHLHAGRIRAALDVVDPEPVPADHPLWAAPGLLLTPHVGGASTAMRPRIAALVRTQAERMRRGEDPINVVLRT is encoded by the coding sequence GTGGACTCCGACGCGCGCACTCTGGTGATCTCCGTTCCCGACGACATGCTCGAGGAAGACCTCACGGGGCTTCCGGGCGTCGAGGTCGTGCGGTGGGACATGGGCGATACGGCGCCGCGCACGGCGTTCGACATCGTGGTTCAGCCGTACCTCCGCAGTCCCCGCGTGCTGGCGCGGCTCGAGGGCATCGAGGTGCGTCTGGTGCAGAGCCAGTCGATCGGCTATGAAGCTGCCGCCCGCTTTCTGCCGCCCGGGATCGTGTACGCGAACGCCGCATCCGTGCACGAGGGGTCGACCGCGGAGCTCGCGGTCGCGCTGACCCTGGCATCCCAGCGGGATATTCCGCGCTTCGTCGCGGCGCAGAGCGAAGGCCGCTGGGCCGGGCCTCGGGAGGGTGACGCGCCCATCCCGAGCCTCGCGGACCGGCGCGTCCTGATCATCGGGTTCGGCGGCGTGGGCAAGGCCATCGCGACGCGGCTCCGCGGGTTTGAGGCCCACGTTGAGGCGGTGGCGACACACGCCAGAACCGAGGACGACACCATCGTCCACGCGTTGGAAGACCTGCCGGCACTCCTCCCGAACACCGACATCGTCATCCTCGCGCTGCCCGGTGGCGACGAGACGGCAAAGCTCGTCGACGACGCGTTCCTGTCCGCGCTTCCGGATGCCGCGCTGCTGGTCAACGTTGGTCGTGGCAGCCTCGTGGACACCGACGCGCTGCTGCGCCACCTGCACGCTGGCCGCATTCGCGCGGCGCTGGACGTGGTCGACCCCGAACCGGTGCCGGCCGATCACCCGCTGTGGGCGGCTCCGGGCCTGTTGCTCACCCCGCACGTGGGAGGCGCGTCGACTGCCATGCGGCCGCGCATCGCCGCGCTCGTCCGCACACAGGCTGAACGGATGCGCCGCGGCGAGGACCCGATCAACGTCGTTCTCCGCACCTGA